Proteins from one Oncorhynchus tshawytscha isolate Ot180627B linkage group LG16, Otsh_v2.0, whole genome shotgun sequence genomic window:
- the LOC112235436 gene encoding amphoterin-induced protein 1-like, giving the protein MLPPRRAGALPEPSPSASPSLSLRRIQVRWALYLFLSLALLWFPSGAVASTLNCHKTCICASNIVSCSKMNLTTVPTGLPLYTAVLDLSYNDVSRLRAEWTTVKLTKLHSLLLSHNGLHFLSSEAFVYVKHLRYLDLSSNNLRQLDEFIFEPLGQLEVLLLYNNRISQIDHSAFQGLHSLQKLYLSQNMISRFPLELVKDKTRLEKLSLMDISSNRIKVPPIKELQVLPAWIKNGLYFHNNPLICDCSLYSLLAHWHILRLNSALDFKDEYSCYLPGSQKSRVGVFDLNRDYMNCSTFYEADEEAWLEQTLILRCDTKHRDLSKTWVMPGDVAVMEGLNQTTKVLPDGSLQIGPVKSEDSGTYTCYAVSEALNETIYVLLKVHNFTEKGNGENLNTAYTTLVGCVTSLVLVFIYLYLTPCRCFCCPKNNHQDSFHSSMLSQEDLANNTDPRHVAFIDPKKLGQNGKVNPSDMEGDQGEMDEEGGLLGKGRRKKSVAESISLVFSDTPIVI; this is encoded by the exons ATGTTGCCTCCACGCAGAGCAGGCGCCCTGCCGGAGCcttccccctctgcctctccctctctcagcctgaGGAGGATCCAGGTTCGATGGGCCTTgtacctcttcctctccctggccCTCCTCTGGTTCCCGTCTGGGGCGGTAGCCTCAACCCTCAACTGCCACAAGACCTGCATCTGTGCCAGTAACATCGTGAGCTGTTCCAAGATGAACCTGACCACGGTGCCCACTGGCCTGCCTCTCTACACGGCCGTCCTGGACCTCAGCTACAACGACGTCTCCCGGCTGAGGGCTGAGTGGACCACGGTGAAACTCACCAAACTCCACAGCCTCCTACTCAGTCACAACGGccttcacttcctctcctctgaggCCTTCGTCTACGTCAAACACCTGCGCTACCTGGACCTGTCCTCCAACAACCTGCGACAGCTGGACGAGTTCATCTTTGAGCCGCTGGGGCAGCTggag GTGCTGTTGCTGTACAACAATCGTATATCTCAGATTGACCACTCAGCCTTCCAGGGTCTCCACAGCCTGCAGAAACTCTACCTGTCCCAGAACATGATCTCACGCTTCCCCCTGGAACTGGTCAAAGACAAGACCCGCCTGGAGAAACTCAGCCTGATGGACATCTCCTCCAACAGGATCAAG GTCCCCCCCATCAAGGAGCTGCAGGTGCTGCCTGCCTGGATAAAGAACGGCCTCTACTTCCACAACAACCCTCTGATCTGTGACTGTAGCCTATACAGTCTCCTGGCCCACTGGCACATCCTCCGGCTCAACTCAGCCCTGGACTTTAAAGATGAGTACAGCTGCTATCTCCCCGGGTCCCAGAAAAGCAGGGTGGGGGTCTTCGACCTCAACAGAGACTACATGAACTGTAGTACGTTCTACGAGGCGGACGAGGAAGCTTGGCTGGAACAGACGCTGATCTTGCGCTGTGATACTAAACACAGAGATCTGTCTAAGACCTGGGTGATGCCTGGTGATGTAGCGGTGATGGAAGGCCTTAACCAGACAACCAAGGTGCTTCCTGACGGTAGTCTCCAGATCGGCCCGGTGAAGTCGGAGGACTCGGGGACGTACACATGCTACGCTGTGAGCGAAGCCCTCAACGAGACGATCTACGTGCTGCTCAAG GTGCATAACTTCACGGAGAAGGGAAATGGTGAGAACCTGAATACGGCCTACACCACCCTGGTGGGCTGCGTGACCAGTTTGGTCCTAGTGTTCATCTACCTGTACCTGACCCCCTGCCGATGCTTCTGCTGCCCCAAGAACAACCACCAGGActccttccactcctccatgcTCAGCCAGGAAGACTTGGCCAACAACACAGACCCAAGGCACGTGGCCTTCATCGACCCCAAGAAGCTTGGGCAGAACGGGAAAGTGAACCCCAGTGATATGGAGGGGgaccagggagagatggatgaggagggaggattactggggaagggaaggaggaagaagTCTGTGGCTGAGTCTATTAGTTTGGTCTTCTCTGACACCCCCATAGTGATCTGA